Proteins encoded together in one Lysinibacillus sp. FSL K6-0232 window:
- a CDS encoding ABC transporter permease has protein sequence MFLALFGAVEQGIIYAIMALGVYLTFRVLDFPDLTVDGSFVTGAATAATMVLLGYHPVLATLVAIVAGFIAGCMTGILHTKGKINPLLSGILMMIALYSINLRIMGLTAENTIGRPNIPLLNSETIFSKFQAFWSNLGIDTALNNLLTSIGLQKVPATWSVMIIVLLITIVIKLLADWFLKTEVGLAIRATGDNKRMIRSFSANTDTLIILGLGLSNALVAFSGALIAQYSKFSDVSMGIGMIVIGLASVIIGEAIFGTKTIIRTTFAVIAGAIIYRIILALALRVDFLDSGDMKLITAIIVILALILPQFINKGKERKRKAKRAAELAQVKAVEQGGKGLA, from the coding sequence ATGTTTTTAGCATTATTTGGCGCAGTGGAGCAAGGAATCATCTATGCAATTATGGCACTTGGTGTATATTTAACGTTTCGAGTGTTAGATTTTCCAGACTTAACCGTTGATGGAAGCTTTGTAACAGGGGCGGCTACAGCAGCAACAATGGTTCTGCTTGGCTACCATCCCGTCTTAGCAACTTTGGTGGCAATTGTTGCTGGATTTATTGCTGGATGTATGACAGGAATTCTTCACACAAAAGGGAAGATTAACCCGCTATTATCAGGGATTTTAATGATGATTGCTTTATATTCTATTAACCTACGAATTATGGGGTTAACTGCAGAAAATACGATAGGTCGTCCGAATATTCCATTGTTAAATTCAGAAACAATATTTTCTAAGTTTCAAGCATTTTGGAGTAACTTAGGCATCGACACTGCTCTTAATAATTTATTAACAAGCATTGGTCTTCAAAAAGTACCAGCTACATGGAGCGTAATGATCATCGTATTACTCATTACAATTGTTATTAAGTTATTAGCAGATTGGTTCTTAAAAACAGAGGTCGGGCTAGCTATCCGAGCAACTGGTGATAATAAGCGAATGATTCGCAGCTTCTCAGCAAATACAGATACACTTATTATTTTAGGGCTAGGACTTTCCAATGCACTTGTCGCATTTTCTGGAGCTTTAATCGCACAATATTCAAAGTTCTCAGATGTTAGTATGGGGATTGGTATGATTGTTATTGGTCTTGCATCTGTTATTATTGGGGAAGCTATTTTTGGCACAAAGACAATTATCCGCACAACGTTTGCTGTAATTGCAGGTGCTATTATTTACCGTATTATTTTAGCACTAGCATTGCGTGTAGATTTCCTTGATTCAGGAGATATGAAGTTAATTACAGCGATTATCGTTATTTTAGCGCTTATTTTACCGCAGTTTATTAATAAGGGCAAAGAGCGTAAGCGGAAAGCTAAACGTGCGGCAGAGCTTGCACAGGTTAAGGCAGTAGAGCAGGGAGGGAAAGGCCTTGCTTAA
- a CDS encoding ABC transporter ATP-binding protein: MLKLHGINKVFNEGTPDEKIALAEINLHLQPGDFVTIIGSNGAGKSTMMNMISGALTPDFGTVSIDGNDVTGLPEYKRSQYIGRVFQDPMAGTAPTMTIEENLALAYSRNKNRGIRRGVDKKRREFFKESLEMLGLNLENRLSAKVGLLSGGERQALSLLMATFTKPSILLLDEHTAALDPSRAELITRITKYLVDKDQLTTLMVTHNMQQALDLGNRLIMMDKGQIILEVEEDRKHTLTIPDLMAEFERIRGEKMNSDRALLG, translated from the coding sequence TTGCTTAAATTACATGGCATTAATAAAGTTTTTAACGAAGGAACACCTGATGAAAAAATTGCACTTGCAGAGATTAATCTACATTTACAGCCAGGTGATTTTGTCACAATTATTGGTAGTAATGGTGCAGGGAAATCAACAATGATGAATATGATTTCAGGAGCCTTAACACCTGATTTTGGTACAGTATCCATTGATGGCAATGATGTAACAGGTTTACCTGAATATAAGCGCTCGCAATATATTGGTCGTGTCTTTCAAGACCCAATGGCAGGTACAGCACCGACGATGACGATTGAGGAGAATTTAGCACTGGCATACTCTCGCAATAAGAATAGAGGAATACGTAGAGGTGTAGATAAAAAGCGTCGAGAATTTTTTAAAGAGTCTTTGGAGATGCTTGGCTTAAACCTTGAAAATCGTTTGTCAGCAAAGGTAGGCTTGCTATCAGGCGGTGAGCGTCAAGCATTGTCGTTGTTAATGGCAACATTCACGAAGCCATCTATTTTATTGCTGGATGAGCATACAGCGGCACTTGATCCATCTCGTGCAGAGTTAATTACTCGCATTACAAAGTATTTAGTCGACAAAGATCAGCTAACGACATTAATGGTAACGCATAATATGCAACAAGCATTAGATTTAGGCAATCGTTTGATTATGATGGATAAAGGTCAAATTATTTTGGAAGTTGAAGAAGACCGTAAGCATACATTAACCATTCCTGATTTAATGGCTGAATTTGAGCGCATTCGTGGCGAAAAAATGAATTCAGACCGTGCTTTACTAGGTTAA